A single Asterias rubens chromosome 13, eAstRub1.3, whole genome shotgun sequence DNA region contains:
- the LOC117298806 gene encoding guanylate cyclase soluble subunit beta-2-like isoform X3, translating into MEILEESHEEERNGKKEHVTFAIYQKRIRKIDEGPPTFVAQTRKHSEQQLNKENSGSPIAPDSLRGSGSGEWLPYTWDDTEVQAVLRSIEEQKESGTKPLNHLHRSQKIQSLVSLGNLYGNFHPSFPEKLWMTQDVFCEYFPYHLVFNSELNVLQAGVHIQRIMPRLRSLESHPVDSFFDLIHPQIDWTIKSIQKFENMQFVLQTRRAMITDGWGSDQPMLQLRGQMVWMDSLDAMVYICSPRVASLKELEARNLHLSDIPFHDVTRDLILFNHQRLAEIELGKQLEQKKEELRSALQDLETEKKKTDMLLHSMLPRLVADQLREGKKVEAGEYEMVTILFSDIVSFTNICAKCRPIDIVNMLNALYIRFDKLTTVHDVYKVETIGDAYMVVGGLPIPIKSHADRVANMALGMMVASSEVISPVSREPLGIRIGIHSGPAVAGVVGEKMPRYCLFGDTVNTASRMESHGVPYKIHISSTTYQCLKEQEFRFEDRGEIVIKGKGMMRTHFLEGNNSATMEEIMGTYVEKEVEDDSSRSSTPEKTDKTKTPPDTPPGRYNTRPIGKFNFGDDLNVIPMYYPDNDKNRTPYRDAKPPSAAKSSTRASASSSTERASEERSKCPVFRELAEAESKRSEEIEGARPSRSAGATASPRRMRNRISNHRESKTCILL; encoded by the exons ATGGAAATATTGGAGGAGAGCCACGAGGAGGAACGCAACGGCAAGAAGGAGCACGTCACCTTCGCCATCTACCAGAAGAGGATCCGAAAGATCGACGAGGGCCCACCTACGTTCGTTGCGCAGACACGGAAGCACAGCGAGCAGCAGCTCAACAAGGAG AACAGTGGGTCGCCGATCGCCCCCGACTCTTTACGGGGCAGTGGTAGTGGCGAGTGGCTACCGTACACCTGG GACGACACG GAGGTTCAAGCCGTCCTGCGAAGCATCGAAGAGCAGAAGGAATCCGGCACCAAGCCTCTCAACCACCTCCACCGCTCCCAGAAGATCCAATCACTCGTGTCCCTCGGTAACCTCTACGGGAATTTCCACCCGTCCTTCCCGGAGAAGCTCTGGATGACCCAAGACGTATTCTGCGAGTATTTCCCGTACCACCTTGTATTTAACAGTGAACTGAATGTCCTCCAAGCTGGGGTCCATATACAGAGGATCATGCCGAGGCTGAGGAGCTTAGAGAGCCATCCTGTGGATAGCTTCTTCGATCTTATCCATCCGCAGATTGATTGGACTATTAAGAGCATCCAAAAGTTTGAGAACATGCAGTTTGTACTGCAGACCAGAAGGGCAATGATAACGGACGGCTGGGGATCAGACCAACCTATGTTGCAGCTCAGAG GTCAAATGGTATGGATGGACTCCTTGGACGCCATGGTCTACATCTGCTCCCCTCGCGTAGCCAGCCTGAAGGAGCTCGAAGCCAGAAACCTCCACCTCTCAGACATTCCATTCCATGACGTCACGCGTGACCTCATCCTCTTCAACCACCAGCGATTGGCTGAGATTGAGCTGGGGAAGCAGCTTGAGCAGAAGAAGGAGGAGCTACGGTCCGCTCTGCAGGATCTTGAGAcggagaagaagaagacggacATGCTGCTTCACTCGATGCTCCCGAGACTCGTGGCTGATCAACTGCGAGAAGGGAAGAAGGTCGAGGCTG GCGAGTACGAGATGGTGACGATCCTTTTCAGCGATATAGTCTCCTTCACCAACATCTGTGCCAAATGTAGACCCATCGACATAGTCAACATGCTGAATGCACTGTACATACGATTTGATAAATTGACGACTGTTCACGACGTCTATAAG GTGGAAACGATAGGCGATGCTTACATGGTCGTTGGAGGTCTCCCTATTCCTATTAAATCACACGCTGATCGTGTTGCCAACATGGCGCTGGGTATGATGGTGGCTTCTAGCGAAGTCATCTCGCCTGTCTCGCGGGAACCACTCGGG ATAAGGATTGGGATCCATTCTGGACCGGCCGTAGCGGGCGTAGTAGGCGAGAAAATGCCGCGGTACTGTCTCTTCGGGGACACCGTCAACACAGCGTCAAGAATGGAGAGTCACGGAGTACCGTATAAGATCCACATCAGCTCTACAACTTACCA ATGTCTAAAAGAGCAAGAATTTCGATTCGAGGACCGAGGAGAGATTGTCATCAAGGGCAAGGGTATGATGAGGACACATTTTCTGGAGGGGAATAACAGCGCCACCATGGAGGAGATCATGGGAACGTacgttgagaaagaggttgagGATGATTCGAGTCGAAGCTCGACCCCCGAGAAAACTGACAAGACCAAGACGCCACCGGACACACCGCCTGGGAGATACAATACTCgaccaa tTGGTAAATTTAACTTTGGTGATGACTTGAATGTAATACCGATGTACTACCCTGACAACGACAAGAATCGTACACCGTACAGGGACGCCAAACCACCGTCAGCTGCAAAGAGCTCTACAAGGGCCTCCG CGTCTAGTTCTACTGAACGAGCCAGCGAGGAGCGGTCAAAGTGTCCAGTCTTCAGGGAACTGGCAGAGGCTGAATCTAAGAGATCTGAAGAAATTGAGGGCGCCAGACCGTCACGAAGCGCAGGCGCAACTGCGAGCCCAAGACGCATGCGTAATAGGATCTCAAACCACCGGGAATCCAAGACGTGTATAttgctctaa